The Halomicrobium zhouii region CGGGGGCGTCATCGTCGCCATCCTCGCCTCGCTCGTGGTGTGGATCATCTCCTTCCTCCTCATCCGGGCGCTCTCCCGGTACCGGGAGTTCGCCGCCGACCGCGGCGGTGCGACCATCACCGGCAAGCCCGCCGCGCTGGCCTCGGCGCTCATGAAGATATCCGGCCGGATGGACAAAGTCCCCAAGGAGGACATGCGCGACCAGGCGGAGATGAACGCGTTCTTCATCATCCCCATCAAGTCCGGCTTCGTCGGGAAGGTGTTCAGCACCCACCCCTCGACGGAGAAGCGCGTGGAACGCCTCCGTGACCTGGAGCGGGAACTCGAAGGGTTCTGAGTCGGACGGTCTCTCACCGCCGTCCGTCGCTCGACCTCGTCGGTCCCGGACGGAAACCACCTTATCGCAGGCACCCCACAGTCGACCCATGGGACTGTTCGACGGCCTCAAGAGCGTCCTCGGCATCAAGGCCGAGGCCGACGCCACCCGCGACGCCGACCCCGACGACCTGTTCGGGATGTCGACGGCCTACCTGACGATGGAGGCCGAACTCGGTTACGCGCCGACCGGCGACGCAGCGCTGTGTTTCGCCGACGTGGACAACACCGACTTCCGTGACGCCATGGACGAGGTGGAGGCCATCCTCGACGCCGGCGAGGTCGAGACCGGCACGACCGCGGAGTTCACCAGCGACGACCACGGCTACCAGTGGATCGTCCTCCACGACGAGGAGTTCGAGGACCTCGTGACGTCCATCCACTTCGCCGCCGACACGCTGATCGAGGCGCGCTACGGCTCGCGGCTGCTCGCCGCCGTCTTCGCCTTCGAGCGCGACCACGACGGCCTGCTCGCCTACTGGATCTACTCGTTCCGGCGCGGCGCCTACTACCCGTTCGTCCCCGAACCCCACGACGACCACGAGCGCGACTCCGGCGCCGAGTTCAAACTGGAGAGTAACCTGGACGGCGAGTTGAGCATCGAGAACGACAAGAAGTACTGGTACGCACTGTGGCCCGACCGGCGCGGGTTCCACCCCTGGGAGTGAGGATGGCCGCGAACGCCGACGCATCCGGGGACGACGTCGCCGTCTCCGACCACTTTCGGCTGTCCGGGGACGGACCGGTCGACGCCGACCTCCCACCGGGCGTCTATCGCGTCGTCGGAACCCCCGAGGACAGTGTCACGGTCCTTCGGGTCGTCGACGCCGACGGCCGGCGGGTCCACACCGGCCAGATCCACCGCGTTCCGCGAACCGACCTCGACCGGTTCGAACCGGCCACGAACCCGGACGAGAACCGATCACTGGCCGCGGCCGTCGCCGGGCAACTCGACGGCCTCGCCTGGCAGGGGCGGCTAATCGGCCGGGCTGTGGCCGCTCGGCCGATACCGGGGGCGATCGCGCTCGCACTCGTCGCCGCCGGCCTGTTCGGCGACCCGTACCTGCCGATTCCCGAGCTGTTCGACGTGTTGCTGTTCCTCGCCGGCGTGGGCCTGCTCGTCTCGCTGACGCGCACCACGACCCGCCGGTAGCGTCGGCCGTCCGTCACGACTGGAAAGCCCCTTGAGGCACCCCACCGTAGCACCGCCGATGCCTTCCGTCGACCGCAACGGCACGCGGCTCCACTACGACGTCGACGGCACCGGCCCGACGGTCGCGTTTATCGGCGACGTCGGCGCCGGCGCCTGGCTCTGGGGCTGGCAACAGCCCGCGCTCGCCGGTCCCTACGAGACCCTGGTCTGGGACCTCCGCGGGACTGGCCGCTCCGACGCACCGCCGGGTCCCTACGACGTCGCGACGCTGGTCAACGACCTGGAGGCGGTGCTGTCCGACCACTCGGTCGCCGACGTCCACCTCGTCGGCGCCGGCTTGGGCGGGATGGTCGCGCTCGCCTACGCCCATCGATACAATCGAGCGAACTCGCTGACGCTCCTCGGAACGGCCGCCAACGGCGACGCCGTCACCGACCGGCTCAGTACCCTGCGGGCCGCGCCCGACGATCCCGAGGCGTTGCGGGCCTCGCTCGACGCCGCCTTCGCGGCGGACCTGGCGGACTATCCCGACGTCGTCGATCAGATCACCGAGTGGCGGGCGGAAGACGACGCCGCTCTCGACGGCTGGGACGCCCAGGCCGCCGCCATGCGCGAGTTCGAGGCGCCGCCGCTGTACGAGGTGACGCTGCCGTCGCTCGTCATGCACGGCGTCGAGGACGTGATCGTTCCGGCGAGCGCCGGCGAGTCGCTGGCCGAGGACCTCCCCCGCGGCGACTACCAGGCCGTGGAAGGTGGTCACTGGTGTTTTATCGAGGAGTCGGCCGCCGTCAGCGACGCACTGGTGCGATGGCTGGACGAGCAGACGGACGACCGGTAGGGCCTCGCCACGGCGCGTCAGAGAAAGTGACAGATTTATCCACGAATGTGCACCCTTTTCAGCCTCGAGGCCGTCAGCTACTACCGAATGAGTCCCAGGATCGCGCTGCTGAACGCCGCCCACGATGGGTCGGACAACCGGCGGAACTTCCGCCGGGAACTGGCCGCCGACCTCGTCGAGTACGACGTCGTCGACCGCGACCTCCCCGAGCACTTCGCGTTCGACGGCTGCGTCGTCACCGGGTCGCGCGCCTCCGTCTACTGGGAGGAACCGTGGATCGCGGAGCTACGCGAGTGGGTCCGCGAGGCGGTGGAACGCGATATCCCGTTCCTGGGCGTCTGTTTCGGCCACCAGCTGCTCGCCGACGCGCTGGGCGGGACCGTCGAGGCGATGGACGACTACGAGATCGGCTATCGCAGCGTCAGCCACGACGGCGAGTCGCCGCTGCTCGACGGCGTCGACGAGGAGTTCACCGTCTTCACGACCCACTCCGACCGCGTCGTCGAACTCCCGCCCGGCGCCGAGCGCTTCGCCGAGAACGAGTACGGCGTCCACGGCTTCCGGGCCGACGACGTCTTCTCGGTCCAGTTCCACCCCGAGTACGACCCCGAGACAGCCGAGATGGTGACGAGGGGCAAGGACGGCCAGCTCTCCGCCGAGCGCATCGAGCAGGTGCTCGACGGCATCACGCCGTCGAACTACCAGGCCGCCTGCGAGGCCAAACAGCTGTTCGACAACTTCGTCGACTACGTCGAGGCGCGAGCGGGGACCGGTTCCGCCGACGCCGCGGTGGACGCCGAATCTGGCGACGTCACGTCGGACGACGAGACGCCGACTGGGACTGGCGACGGCGGCGACTCGGCCGCTGCCGACGACTGACAGCTACTTCTTCGACGGCCCAGTCCTCACGGAAGCCGGAGCAACAGTTCGTGTTCGACGAGGAGAGCGACCACCGCGAGGACGATGATCGCTCCCTCCAGCGGCGAGGAGAGGATGCCGAGCGAGACGATGAGCGTCGTCGCACACGCGGGCGCGTGCCCGGTGTCGGTCGCCAGCATCCCGACCGTCGTCAGTCCGACGGCGACGACGCCGCTGACGGCCAGCCGGAGCGACGCGAGGGTGCCCGGTCCAGTCGCGGCGGTCAGGGTCACGTCGCCGGCGACGAGGTGGTACGCCACCAGGCCGGCAGCGACGCCGAGAGCGTGGCCACCGACCACGCGACGCGGCGCCGACTCCGGGCCGTCGGGGTCGGTGGCGAACAGGTAGGCCGTCGGGCCGAGGCTGGGGAAGACGAACGGTAACCCGCTCGCCCACACGACCCCGCCGAGGCCGGCCAGCAGCGCGCCGGCGCGGCCGGCCTGTCGGAGCCACTCCCGCAACGTGTGTCGATCCGGCACAGGGCAACGGTCCGTCTGCCCGGAGATAACGGTGACGTTACACGGTGATCGGGCACCGGGGCGTTCACCGTTTGCAGGTCAGGATCGCCATCGGGATCGCGAAGAACAGACCGATGACGCCGGCTATCGGAAAGAAGAGGAAGGCGACGAGTTCGAGGAACGCGAGCATGGCCACCGCGACCAGCTTCTGGCCGAGCGAAAGCATGATTGCCGGAGTGTCGTGAAAGGGCGTAATAAAGGTTGTGCGGTCCGTTCAGCCGGGGGACGCCGCGCACCGCCGGACGCTTTTTCACGCCAGCGACCCCATCTCCGGCATGCTCGATTACCTCGCGCTCGACGACGACTACACTGCTGAGGAGCGCCAGGTCCGCGACGCGGCCCGCAGGTTCGTCGACCGCGAGGTCGCCCCGGACGTCGGCGACTGGTTCGAGGACGGCCGGTTCCCCGAGCGCCTCGTCGGCGAGATGGGCGACCTCGACTTCTACGCGCCCACCCTCTCGTGGGGCGACCTGCCAGGCCTCTCGGAGACGGCCTACGGCCTCCTGATGCGGGAACTGGAGGCCGGCGACTCGGCAGTCAGGTCGATGGCCAGCGTCCAGGGCGCGCTCGTGATGTGGCCCATCGCGGAGTACGGCAGCGACGCCCAGCGCGAGCGCTGGCTCCCCGGCCTGGCAAGCGGCGACCTCGTCGGCTGTTTCGGCCTCACGGAACCCGAACACGGTTCCGACCCGGCGAGCATGGAGACGCGCGCCGAGTCGGTCGGGGACGGCGACGGGTATCGACTGTTCGGAACGAAGACCTGGATCACTAACGCCCCCATCGCCGACGTCGCGCTCGTGTGGGCGAAACTGGATAGCGGAACGGACGGTGAGGCCGACGATGGAGACGGACCGGTCAGGGGATTCCTCGTCGAGACGGACGCCGACGGGGTGGAGACGCCCGAGATCGGCGGCAAGCTCTCGATGCGAGCCTCTTCGACCGGCCAGGTCGTGCTGGACGACGTCCGGGTCCCCGAGGACGCCGTCCTCCCCGGCGTCGAGGGGATGAAGGGGCCGCTCTCCTGTCTCACGCAGGCCCGCTACGGCATCGCCTGGGGCGCCGTCGGCGCCGCCCGGGACTGCTTCGAGGTCGCCCGCGAGTACGCCACCGACCGGGACCAGTTCGGCGGCCCCATCGGACGCTTCCAGCTCCAGCAGGAGAAACTCGCCGAGATGGCCACCCAGATCACCACGGCGCAACTGCTTGCCGACCGGCTGGCCGAACTGAAAGAACGCGGCGAGTTACGCCCCCAGCAGGTGTCGATGGCCAAGCGCAACAACGTCCGCACGGCCCGCGACGTCGCCCGGACCGCCCGCGAGATGCTCGGCGCCAACGGCATCACGACTGACTACTCGCCGATGCGCCACGCGGCGAACATGGAGACCGTCTACACCTACGAGGGCACCCACGACATCCACACGCTGATCCTGGGTGAGGACCTGACTGGAATATCGGCGTTCGAGTGACTAGCAGAACTACTGTGTTGATCGGTCGGTGTGGACGGAACTGCTCACCCTTCCGCCAACAGAGGAAAGCCCCGGCGTGCTGCGGTCCCGCGGCTCGCTGCGCCCTTCACTCGCTACGCTCGCTCCAGTGCTTACGTCGCCGGGGTTCCCGCAGCACGCCGCCCCTTTCAGTCCCACCCGAGTCAGCTAATCGGCCTGGAGAAACGGGTGGGACTGAAAGGGGCCGACCGCTCGGGGAAGGTGGGCGCAGTAAGCACCGCAGCGAAGCGAGGAGCGCAGCAAGCCCCCCGACCCGAGCGGGAGGGGGCTTTCCTTTGTTGTTGGTAGCGCCGTCAGTAGTTTAGTCGCGAACTGATCAACTCAGTCGCTCTCTCGCCCAGAAACCACCAGTCACCGACGCCAAAAGAAAAGCCGCGGCGGAGAAGCCTTCTAGACCGTCGCTTCGCTCTCGTCGCGCTGCTCCTCCTCTAAGCTTTCTAGCGCGCCGACCACGGTTCGCCGGTAGTTCTCCACGGGGAGGTCGTACTCCTCGCGGGCCATCTCGGCGTACTCGTTGGTCTCGTCGCCCTCGTAGCGCTGGATGCGCTCGGTCGTGCGCTCGGCCGTCTCGACGACCCAGCGGTCGCGCGTGGCCTCGTCGACCTGCGAGATGGACTCGGGGCGCAGCGAGACGTTGACCTCGCCGTCGTCCGTCTCGTAGGTGCGGGGTTTGCCGACGACGGAGACGTACGCCGGCGGTTCCAGTTCGCGGAGCATCGACGCGGCGTCGGGCTGGTACTGCCCGGCGTACATGAAGAACGTGTCGCCGTTCGGGTCGACGACGCGTCCCTGCCAGTACTCGCTGTCCTCGCCGACGTCCTCCGTCTCGGTGAGCGTGCCGACCACGAAGATGCGGTTGGCTCGCTCCCCGGTCGGGAGGAGGACGTAGACGGGCGCGCGCTCGTCGTCGGACTCTTTGAACGTGTAACTCGCGTCGTTGAACTCGTCTGCGAAGACGCGGCGGGCGACTTCGCGGGTAGGTGCGCCGGACATCTAGATCGACCTCGCTTTGATCAGCGCCGCTTCACCGTCGACCGGGTCGGTCAGGCGCTCCTGGTCGTTGACCAGGACGTAGCGGCCGAACGTCGGTCCGGTGACGCGGTAGTAGTAGCCCAGTATCCCCTCGCTCATCTCGTCGGCGACGACCTCGGTGTCGAGGGCGTCCATGGCCATCTCCTTGGCCTCCTCGAGCGTGATACCGGTCAGTTCCTCGGTGGCGTCCTGGTCGAAGATGACCTCGGTCACCTCGTCGCCGTCGTCGAGCACGCCCTTGATGCGGAGGTCGAACTCCCCCTCACCCTCGCCGTGCTCGCTGCAGCGGCCGTTCTGGAGGACGCGTGTGCAGTCCTCCTCGGGGCAGCGCTTGATGAGGCCGCTCCCGGACTGGATGTCCACGAGCGCTCCCTCGACGGTGACGTCGTCGTTGCCGACCTCGAGGTCCTCGTCGAGCTCCTCGATGGTCGTCGTGGAGTTGAGCTTCACCGAGTAGCGGCCCTCGTACTCGTCGGTGACGACGTTGCCCAGATCGTAGACCTTGCCCTCTTCCAGTTCCTGGAGGTCTGACTTGGCCCACTTGGTGAACTTGATGGTCCCGCTCTCGTCACCGAGCAGGCCCACCTGGCCGACGGAGTCCGAACGGGGCTCCCACAGTTCGGTGACCTTCGCGGTGATGTCGATCCACTGTTCGGGCTCGTCGACCTCGGCGACCTGGACGTGCTCGTTCCCGCCGCCACCGCCGCCGAGCTGGTCGCGCTCCATCCCGGCCTCGTCGAGGTAGTTGCTGACGACGCTCCGGCGCGCCTCGTTCAGCGGCACCTGGTAGTCGTTCACCAGGGTTTCGAGGCGTTCGACGACGTCGTCGACGTCGATGTCGAGCTGGTCGGAAAACTGCTCCTGTATCTCTTCGGCGTGTGTACGCAAATCTGTCATGGTTGCTGTCTCCGCGTGATTTCAATGGGAGACAGGTGGAGATTGGCCGTGCTCCCCTATAAAGTCACGGAGAGTGCGCAGTGGAAGTGAAAGTGAACGGGAACGAGGCGCTGTCCTGTGGTTCCGACCAGTACCCGGGAGCGATTTTCCGCCCTTCGAGAAGATTGATTTGTCCCGGTGTACAACCCCGTGTATGGTCGACGACGGCGGGAGCATCCAGCGCTTCATCCAGTCCACGCTCCGCTCGGCGGGCCGCCAGCTCCAGGAGGCCAAGACGGCCTACGCCGACGCGAAGCGAAGCGCACTCGCGGACCTCCCGCAGACCGACGACGGCAAGGCCCGCATCGTCTGCCGTCGCTACGCCGAACGCCGGGCCGTCGCCCTCGACGACGAGGGCCGGCCCGCCTGTTTCGACCCCGATCATCCGGACTGCCAGGGCTGTGCGGAGGACGTCCAGGACGGGACTGTCGAGACCTGGTAGGAACGACCTTTTTCTGCGTCGGGTCTCCTCGCTCCCTCCGGTCGCTGCGGGAACCACTCCTTGAAAAACGTCGGGGAAAAACACCGCGGGAGCAAAGCTCCCGCGAGCCCTCACTCGCTTCGCTCGTGAGGATGCCGCTCGCTCCCTCCGGTCGCTCGCGGTACAATTGCTAGTGCCAGCCTGCCCTTCCCCTGGTCGCGCGATAAAACGCACTCCCGGCCACCGCTATGGCCGAGGAGAGTAATCAGGCAGGGTGGGAATGAAAGGGGCAGCGTGCTCGATGTCTTCGTGAACGGAGTGAGCGAAGGCTCGAAAGACGAGCGAAGCGAGTCTTTCGGTGAGCGAGACGAAGTAAGGACCGGAGCCGTAGGCGAGGACCGCAGCGAGTCGCAGCCATCGAGCACGCCGGGGCTTTCCTCTCTCATTGGTTTCGTCGTACTCACCACAACGTTCTCCTAGCCAAACCTTCACAGCGAGTACGCGACTACGAACATCTGATGGACAGGCCACTCGTCGCGCTGATACTCGCCGGCGGCACGGGCACACGGCTCTACCCCGCGAGCCGGTCGAACCGCCCGAAGCAGTTCCTCTCCTTCGGCGGGGACGACTCCCTCCTCACGCAGACCGTCGACCGCGCCGCCTTCGCCGACGAGACGTACGTCCTCACGCGCGAGGCGTACGCGGACGAGATCCACGAGCACGCCCCCGACGCGGCGGTGTTGACCGAGCCCGAACCGAAGGACACCGGGCCGGCGCTGGTCTACGCCGCCCACCGAGTCCGGGAGCAGGTAGGGGACTGTGCGATGCTCGTGCTGCCGAGCGACCACCACGTCGCCGGCGACTTTCGGGGCGTCGCCGAGCGCGCGGCGCGAGTTGCAGTGGAAACGGGAGGGGTCGCCACCGTCGGCGTCGAGCCGACGCGGCCGGATCCCGGGTACGGCTACATCGAGCCCGGCGACCCGCAGGACGGCTATTTCGCGGTGAAGCAGTTCCGCGAGAAACCCGATCGCGAGACGGCAGCGGGGTACGTCGACCGCGGCTTCTACTGGAACGCCGGGATGTTCGCGTGGACGCCGGAGGCGTTCCTGCAGGAGGCGAGGGAATCGCCACTCGAACCGCTGGTCGACGCGCTCGACGACGGCGATTCGAGTCGGGGTTTCGACGCCGTCGACCCCGTTAGCGTCGATTACGCCGTGCTCGAACGGTCGGATTCGGTGTTCGTCGTCCCCGCCGACTTCGAGTGGGACGACCTGGGGGCGTGGGACGCCATCGAGCGGCTGGTCGACGGTGGGAGTGGCGAGGGCGAGGACGACAACGACAACGCGGTCCTCGGCGACGCCCTCGCCGTCGACGCCGCGGACAACGTCGTCGCCACCGACGGCCACGTCAGCCTCGTCGGCGTCGAGGACCTGATCGTCGCCAGTTTCGACGACCGGACGCTCGTCGTTCCGAAAGACGACGCCCAGCGAGTGCGTGACGTCGTCGCCGAACTCCGGGAACGGGGGCTGTTCTAGGCTCGTCCCGTCAGCGACAGTGGTCGGTCACGTGCTCCGCATCGACCCGCCGTCGACGGCCAGCGCCGCGCCGGTGACGTACGACGAGCGGGCACTGGAGAGGAAGGCGACGACGTCGCCGAGTTCCCGCGGGTCGCCGACCCGGCCCAGCGGCGCGTCGGACCAGTTCTCGATCCCCTCCTCGTAGCTGTCGTAGTCGCCGCGCTCGACGGCGTCCTCGACGAGTTCCTGGATGCGCGGGGTCTCGTGGGCGCCCGGGAGGACGGCGTTGACGCGGACCTCGGGGCCGAACTCGCGAGACTGGGTCTTCATCAACCCGATGACGGCCCGCCGGACCGAGTTCGAGAGCACCAGGTCGTCGATGACCTCCCGGACCGACCCGGAGGTGATGTTGACGATCGTGCCGGCGTCCGATTCCTTCAGGTACGGGTAGGCCAGTCTGGTCGTCCAGACGGCGCTCATCACCAGCAGGTCGTAGGCCTGGTACCAGTCGCGCTCCGTGGAGTCGAGGAACGAGCCGCTGGGCGGCCCGCCGGCGCTCGTCACGACGTGGTCGAGCGCGCCGAGTTCCTCGACGGTCTGCTCGACGAACGCCTCTATCTGGTCCCGGTCGGTGATGTCGGCCTGGACCGCCAGGACGTCGCCGTCGCCGGCGTCCGCCAGCTGTTCGCGGGCGTCGTGGAGGTGCGACTCGGTGCGGCCACAGATGGCGACGTCGGCGCCCTCCTGGGCCAGTGCGGTCGCGCTTGCGAGGCCGAGACCGCTGGTCGCTGCGGTAC contains the following coding sequences:
- the pspAB gene encoding PspA-associated protein PspAB, whose amino-acid sequence is MGLFDGLKSVLGIKAEADATRDADPDDLFGMSTAYLTMEAELGYAPTGDAALCFADVDNTDFRDAMDEVEAILDAGEVETGTTAEFTSDDHGYQWIVLHDEEFEDLVTSIHFAADTLIEARYGSRLLAAVFAFERDHDGLLAYWIYSFRRGAYYPFVPEPHDDHERDSGAEFKLESNLDGELSIENDKKYWYALWPDRRGFHPWE
- a CDS encoding alpha/beta fold hydrolase is translated as MPSVDRNGTRLHYDVDGTGPTVAFIGDVGAGAWLWGWQQPALAGPYETLVWDLRGTGRSDAPPGPYDVATLVNDLEAVLSDHSVADVHLVGAGLGGMVALAYAHRYNRANSLTLLGTAANGDAVTDRLSTLRAAPDDPEALRASLDAAFAADLADYPDVVDQITEWRAEDDAALDGWDAQAAAMREFEAPPLYEVTLPSLVMHGVEDVIVPASAGESLAEDLPRGDYQAVEGGHWCFIEESAAVSDALVRWLDEQTDDR
- a CDS encoding type 1 glutamine amidotransferase, which codes for MSPRIALLNAAHDGSDNRRNFRRELAADLVEYDVVDRDLPEHFAFDGCVVTGSRASVYWEEPWIAELREWVREAVERDIPFLGVCFGHQLLADALGGTVEAMDDYEIGYRSVSHDGESPLLDGVDEEFTVFTTHSDRVVELPPGAERFAENEYGVHGFRADDVFSVQFHPEYDPETAEMVTRGKDGQLSAERIEQVLDGITPSNYQAACEAKQLFDNFVDYVEARAGTGSADAAVDAESGDVTSDDETPTGTGDGGDSAAADD
- a CDS encoding HPP family protein; the encoded protein is MPDRHTLREWLRQAGRAGALLAGLGGVVWASGLPFVFPSLGPTAYLFATDPDGPESAPRRVVGGHALGVAAGLVAYHLVAGDVTLTAATGPGTLASLRLAVSGVVAVGLTTVGMLATDTGHAPACATTLIVSLGILSSPLEGAIIVLAVVALLVEHELLLRLP
- a CDS encoding acyl-CoA dehydrogenase family protein, whose amino-acid sequence is MLDYLALDDDYTAEERQVRDAARRFVDREVAPDVGDWFEDGRFPERLVGEMGDLDFYAPTLSWGDLPGLSETAYGLLMRELEAGDSAVRSMASVQGALVMWPIAEYGSDAQRERWLPGLASGDLVGCFGLTEPEHGSDPASMETRAESVGDGDGYRLFGTKTWITNAPIADVALVWAKLDSGTDGEADDGDGPVRGFLVETDADGVETPEIGGKLSMRASSTGQVVLDDVRVPEDAVLPGVEGMKGPLSCLTQARYGIAWGAVGAARDCFEVAREYATDRDQFGGPIGRFQLQQEKLAEMATQITTAQLLADRLAELKERGELRPQQVSMAKRNNVRTARDVARTAREMLGANGITTDYSPMRHAANMETVYTYEGTHDIHTLILGEDLTGISAFE
- a CDS encoding RPA family protein; this encodes MSGAPTREVARRVFADEFNDASYTFKESDDERAPVYVLLPTGERANRIFVVGTLTETEDVGEDSEYWQGRVVDPNGDTFFMYAGQYQPDAASMLRELEPPAYVSVVGKPRTYETDDGEVNVSLRPESISQVDEATRDRWVVETAERTTERIQRYEGDETNEYAEMAREEYDLPVENYRRTVVGALESLEEEQRDESEATV
- a CDS encoding replication factor A (Replication protein A protects and stabilize the intermediate ssDNA that is generated by the unwinding action of a DNA helicase at the replication fork. In addition, SSBs prevent the formation of secondary structures by single-stranded template DNA.), whose product is MTDLRTHAEEIQEQFSDQLDIDVDDVVERLETLVNDYQVPLNEARRSVVSNYLDEAGMERDQLGGGGGGNEHVQVAEVDEPEQWIDITAKVTELWEPRSDSVGQVGLLGDESGTIKFTKWAKSDLQELEEGKVYDLGNVVTDEYEGRYSVKLNSTTTIEELDEDLEVGNDDVTVEGALVDIQSGSGLIKRCPEEDCTRVLQNGRCSEHGEGEGEFDLRIKGVLDDGDEVTEVIFDQDATEELTGITLEEAKEMAMDALDTEVVADEMSEGILGYYYRVTGPTFGRYVLVNDQERLTDPVDGEAALIKARSI
- a CDS encoding DUF7091 family protein; its protein translation is MVDDGGSIQRFIQSTLRSAGRQLQEAKTAYADAKRSALADLPQTDDGKARIVCRRYAERRAVALDDEGRPACFDPDHPDCQGCAEDVQDGTVETW
- a CDS encoding mannose-1-phosphate guanylyltransferase, producing MDRPLVALILAGGTGTRLYPASRSNRPKQFLSFGGDDSLLTQTVDRAAFADETYVLTREAYADEIHEHAPDAAVLTEPEPKDTGPALVYAAHRVREQVGDCAMLVLPSDHHVAGDFRGVAERAARVAVETGGVATVGVEPTRPDPGYGYIEPGDPQDGYFAVKQFREKPDRETAAGYVDRGFYWNAGMFAWTPEAFLQEARESPLEPLVDALDDGDSSRGFDAVDPVSVDYAVLERSDSVFVVPADFEWDDLGAWDAIERLVDGGSGEGEDDNDNAVLGDALAVDAADNVVATDGHVSLVGVEDLIVASFDDRTLVVPKDDAQRVRDVVAELRERGLF
- a CDS encoding SDR family oxidoreductase translates to MDLELDGNVALCTAATSGLGLASATALAQEGADVAICGRTESHLHDAREQLADAGDGDVLAVQADITDRDQIEAFVEQTVEELGALDHVVTSAGGPPSGSFLDSTERDWYQAYDLLVMSAVWTTRLAYPYLKESDAGTIVNITSGSVREVIDDLVLSNSVRRAVIGLMKTQSREFGPEVRVNAVLPGAHETPRIQELVEDAVERGDYDSYEEGIENWSDAPLGRVGDPRELGDVVAFLSSARSSYVTGAALAVDGGSMRST